The following coding sequences lie in one Desmodus rotundus isolate HL8 chromosome 1, HLdesRot8A.1, whole genome shotgun sequence genomic window:
- the LAT2 gene encoding linker for activation of T-cells family member 2 isoform X3, with product MSAETELLWPGAALLLLLGAAAGLCVRCSRSGVKRSEKICEQRNLQEDQQNFTVARTYSLARPLMDTTSNMTSARKDKLLHFSPSFEGSRLGSDAVYTDPITIGCYTWEQFQKPQEADDDDANSYENVLICKQKQPNSDDEGSEDYQNSASIQQWRESRRVVEKVRRGAPPCPAGSPDEDEEEPDYVNGDVEAAEA from the exons ATGAGTGCAGAGACTGAGCTGCTGTGGCCCGGGGCggccctcctgctgctgctgggggcgGCGGCCGGCCTGTGTGTGCGCTGCTCCCGCTCAG GTGTGAAGCGGTCTGAGAAAATCTGTGAGCAGAGGAATCT GCAAGAGGACCAACAGAACTTCACAGTGGCCCGGACCTATTCCT tggccAGGCCCCTGATGGACACGACCTCCAACATGACATCAGCACG GAAGGACAAGCTGCTGCATTTCTCCCCCAGCTTCGAGG GAAGCAGACTGGGATCAGATGCAGTCTACAC AGACCCCATCACCATTGGCTGTTACACCTGGGAGCAGTTCCAGAAGCCCCAGGAag cagaTGACGATGATGCTAATTCCTATGAGAATGTGCTCATCTGCAAGCAGAAGCAGCCCAACTCAG ATGATGAGGGGTCTGAGGATTACCAGAACTCAGCTTCCATCCAGCAGTGGCGGGAGTCCAGAAGGGTCGTGG AGAAAGTCCGGAGAGGAGCACCTCCTTGCCCTGCAGGAAGCCCAGACGAAGACGAGGAAGAGCCCGATTATGTGAATGGGGACGTGGAGGCCGCAGAAGCCTAG
- the LAT2 gene encoding linker for activation of T-cells family member 2 isoform X2: MSAETELLWPGAALLLLLGAAAGLCVRCSRSGVKRSEKICEQRNLQEDQQNFTVARTYSLARPLMDTTSNMTSARKDKLLHFSPSFEGSESPRYQNFRKGSRLGSDAVYTDPITIGCYTWEQFQKPQEDDDDANSYENVLICKQKQPNSDDEGSEDYQNSASIQQWRESRRVVEKVRRGAPPCPAGSPDEDEEEPDYVNGDVEAAEA; the protein is encoded by the exons ATGAGTGCAGAGACTGAGCTGCTGTGGCCCGGGGCggccctcctgctgctgctgggggcgGCGGCCGGCCTGTGTGTGCGCTGCTCCCGCTCAG GTGTGAAGCGGTCTGAGAAAATCTGTGAGCAGAGGAATCT GCAAGAGGACCAACAGAACTTCACAGTGGCCCGGACCTATTCCT tggccAGGCCCCTGATGGACACGACCTCCAACATGACATCAGCACG GAAGGACAAGCTGCTGCATTTCTCCCCCAGCTTCGAGG GTTCTGAGTCCCCAAGGTACCAGAACTTCAGAAAAG GAAGCAGACTGGGATCAGATGCAGTCTACAC AGACCCCATCACCATTGGCTGTTACACCTGGGAGCAGTTCCAGAAGCCCCAGGAag aTGACGATGATGCTAATTCCTATGAGAATGTGCTCATCTGCAAGCAGAAGCAGCCCAACTCAG ATGATGAGGGGTCTGAGGATTACCAGAACTCAGCTTCCATCCAGCAGTGGCGGGAGTCCAGAAGGGTCGTGG AGAAAGTCCGGAGAGGAGCACCTCCTTGCCCTGCAGGAAGCCCAGACGAAGACGAGGAAGAGCCCGATTATGTGAATGGGGACGTGGAGGCCGCAGAAGCCTAG
- the RFC2 gene encoding replication factor C subunit 2 isoform X2 yields the protein MFAQQKVTLPRGRHKIIILDEADSMTDGAQQALRRTMEIYSKTTRFALACNASDKIIEPIQSRCAVLRYTKLTDAQILARLLTVIEKEKVQHTDDGLEAIIFTAQGDMRQALNNLQSTFSGFGFINSENVFKVCDEPHPLLVKEMIQHCVNADIDGAYKILAHLWHLGYSPEDIIGNIFRVCKTFQMAEYLKLEFIKEIGYTHMKIAEGVNSLLQMSGLLARLCQKTMAPVAS from the exons ATGTTCGCCCAGCAGAAAGTCACCCTCCCCAGAGGACGGCACAAGATCATCATCCTGGACGAAGCAGACAG CATGACTGATGGAGCCCAGCAAGCCTTGAGGAGAACCATGGAAATCTACTCCAAAACGACTCGCTTTGCTCTTGCTTGTAATGCTTCGGATAAAATCATAG AGCCCATTCAGTCCCGGTGCGCAGTGCTCCGCTACACAAAGCTGACCGACGCCCAGATCCTTGCGAGGTTACTGACGGTGATCGAGAAGGAGAAGGTGCAGCACACTGACGATGGTCTGGAAGCCATCATCTTCACCGCCCAGGGAGACATGAGGCAG GCGTTGAACAATTTGCAGTCTACTTTCTCGGGATTCGGCTTCATCAACAGCGAGAATGTGTTCAAG GTCTGCGACGAGCCGCACCCCCTGCTGGTGAAGGAGATGATCCAGCACTGTGTGAACGCCGATATCGACGGAGCTTACAAG ATTCTCGCCCACCTGTGGCATCTGGGCTATTCACCAGAAGACATCATTGGCAACATTTTTCGAGTGTGCAAAACCTTCCAAATGGCAGAATACTTGAAACTGGAGTTCATTAAG GAAATTGGATACACTCATATGAAGATAGCAGAAGGTGTGAACTCCCTTCTGCAGATGTCAGGGCTGCTGGCCCGGCTGTGTCAGAAGACAATGGCCCCGGTGGCCAGTTAG
- the LAT2 gene encoding linker for activation of T-cells family member 2 isoform X4 translates to MSAETELLWPGAALLLLLGAAAGLCVRCSRSGVKRSEKICEQRNLQEDQQNFTVARTYSLARPLMDTTSNMTSARKDKLLHFSPSFEGSRLGSDAVYTDPITIGCYTWEQFQKPQEDDDDANSYENVLICKQKQPNSDDEGSEDYQNSASIQQWRESRRVVEKVRRGAPPCPAGSPDEDEEEPDYVNGDVEAAEA, encoded by the exons ATGAGTGCAGAGACTGAGCTGCTGTGGCCCGGGGCggccctcctgctgctgctgggggcgGCGGCCGGCCTGTGTGTGCGCTGCTCCCGCTCAG GTGTGAAGCGGTCTGAGAAAATCTGTGAGCAGAGGAATCT GCAAGAGGACCAACAGAACTTCACAGTGGCCCGGACCTATTCCT tggccAGGCCCCTGATGGACACGACCTCCAACATGACATCAGCACG GAAGGACAAGCTGCTGCATTTCTCCCCCAGCTTCGAGG GAAGCAGACTGGGATCAGATGCAGTCTACAC AGACCCCATCACCATTGGCTGTTACACCTGGGAGCAGTTCCAGAAGCCCCAGGAag aTGACGATGATGCTAATTCCTATGAGAATGTGCTCATCTGCAAGCAGAAGCAGCCCAACTCAG ATGATGAGGGGTCTGAGGATTACCAGAACTCAGCTTCCATCCAGCAGTGGCGGGAGTCCAGAAGGGTCGTGG AGAAAGTCCGGAGAGGAGCACCTCCTTGCCCTGCAGGAAGCCCAGACGAAGACGAGGAAGAGCCCGATTATGTGAATGGGGACGTGGAGGCCGCAGAAGCCTAG
- the LAT2 gene encoding linker for activation of T-cells family member 2 isoform X1, with the protein MSAETELLWPGAALLLLLGAAAGLCVRCSRSGVKRSEKICEQRNLQEDQQNFTVARTYSLARPLMDTTSNMTSARKDKLLHFSPSFEGSESPRYQNFRKGSRLGSDAVYTDPITIGCYTWEQFQKPQEADDDDANSYENVLICKQKQPNSDDEGSEDYQNSASIQQWRESRRVVEKVRRGAPPCPAGSPDEDEEEPDYVNGDVEAAEA; encoded by the exons ATGAGTGCAGAGACTGAGCTGCTGTGGCCCGGGGCggccctcctgctgctgctgggggcgGCGGCCGGCCTGTGTGTGCGCTGCTCCCGCTCAG GTGTGAAGCGGTCTGAGAAAATCTGTGAGCAGAGGAATCT GCAAGAGGACCAACAGAACTTCACAGTGGCCCGGACCTATTCCT tggccAGGCCCCTGATGGACACGACCTCCAACATGACATCAGCACG GAAGGACAAGCTGCTGCATTTCTCCCCCAGCTTCGAGG GTTCTGAGTCCCCAAGGTACCAGAACTTCAGAAAAG GAAGCAGACTGGGATCAGATGCAGTCTACAC AGACCCCATCACCATTGGCTGTTACACCTGGGAGCAGTTCCAGAAGCCCCAGGAag cagaTGACGATGATGCTAATTCCTATGAGAATGTGCTCATCTGCAAGCAGAAGCAGCCCAACTCAG ATGATGAGGGGTCTGAGGATTACCAGAACTCAGCTTCCATCCAGCAGTGGCGGGAGTCCAGAAGGGTCGTGG AGAAAGTCCGGAGAGGAGCACCTCCTTGCCCTGCAGGAAGCCCAGACGAAGACGAGGAAGAGCCCGATTATGTGAATGGGGACGTGGAGGCCGCAGAAGCCTAG